The following proteins come from a genomic window of Dreissena polymorpha isolate Duluth1 chromosome 1, UMN_Dpol_1.0, whole genome shotgun sequence:
- the LOC127831876 gene encoding sperm axonemal maintenance protein CFAP97D1-like: MHRAYQPYTPVSNVFLKQKWDRSSYMIHRKKLAAAKAVIDNRSPKVYLHLNTKLKKHQEEAYRAHTISRDNKLLSEKMNHIMRTGGYTNHRNNYQSISLNGAKHKRELTRVAAENSMMLQRILVRNPNYSHQAFLNEWQESRQYLVNVSKYPPPRSALVPIVSNKPETGNTWEDINTPDINNNTAYVVKPIWLPRLPDLRDKRKCSSDNFYYENWCQLGRSE, from the exons ATGCACCGGGCTTACCAGCCCTATACTCCGGTGTCCAACGTTTTTTTGAAGCAAAAATGGGATCGATCCAGCTATATGATCCACCGGAAAAAGCTCGCGGCAG CTAAGGCAGTGATTGATAACAGATCCCCAAAAGTTTACCTGCACCTTAACACCAAACTTAAGAAACATCAG GAAGAAGCGTACCGCGCGCACACGATCTCGCGCGACAACAAGCTTCTGTCGGAAAAGATGAATCACATCATGCGGACGGGTGGCTACACGAATCACAGGAACAACTATCAGTCAATCAG TTTAAATGGCGCCAAACATAAACGCGAATTGACTCGAGTTGCAGCGGAGAATAGCATGATGTTGCAGCGCATTCTGGTCCGAAATCCGAACTACAGCCACCAGGCTTTTTTGAATGAATGGCAG GAGAGTCGACAATACCTCGTCAATGTCTCCAAATATCCCCCGCCCCGCAGCGCCCTTGTACCGATAGTGAGCAACAAGCCAGAAACAGGCAACACATGGGAAGATATTAATACTCCGGACATCAACAACAACACGGCATACGTGGTCAAACCAATCTGGCTGCCTAGGTTACCAGACTTAAGGGACAAGCGAAAGTGTAGCAGCGACAACTTTTACTATGAAAATTGGTGTCAATTGGGACGATCTGAATAA